A genome region from Sardina pilchardus chromosome 22, fSarPil1.1, whole genome shotgun sequence includes the following:
- the kctd5b gene encoding BTB/POZ domain-containing protein KCTD5 isoform X1, producing MAENSCDISGQDCRRCPVLSSPGGKPPTSFNGTSKWVRLNVGGTHFLTTRQTLCRDPKSFLYRLCQADPDLDSDKDDSGAYLIDRDPVYFGPVLNYLRHGKLVLNRDLTEEGVLEEAEFYNITSLIKLIKDKIRERDTKTTQVPVKHVYRVLQCQEEELTQMVSTMSDGWKFEQLVSIGYGRAQKSEFLLIVSREVKGEESVRPAQSGELVSIGSSYNYGTEDQAEFLCVVSKELHNQPYGPNSQPSEKAKILQERGSRI from the exons ATGGCCGAGAATAGCTGCGATATCAGCGGACAAGACTGCAGAAGGTGTCCGGTTCTATCCTCCCCAGGAGGTAAACCCCCAACGTCTTTCAACGGAACGTCGAAATGGGTCCGTCTGAATGTCGGTGGCACGCATTTCCTAACGACACGACAGACCCTCTGTAGGGATCCGAAGTCATTTCTATACCGACTCTGCCAGGCGGATCCCGATCTGGACTCCGATAAG gatgACTCTGGGGCATATCTGATTGACAGAGATCCTGTGTATTTTGGGCCCGTGCTCAACTACCTGAGACATGGAAAGTTGGTGCTGAACAGAGACCTTACAGAGGAGG GGGTCCTGGAAGAAGCAGAATTTTATAACATCACGTCATTAATAAAACTCATCAAAGACAAGATCAGAGAACGAGACACCAAAACCACACAG GTTCCGGTGAAGCATGTCTATAGGGTGCTGCAATgtcaggaggaggagctgacACAGATGGTCTCCACAATGTCCGACGGCTGGAAGTTTGAACAG cTTGTCAGTATAGGTTATGGGCGGGCCCAGAAGTCAGAGTTTCTGCTGATTGTGTCTCGAGAGGTGAAAGGGGAGGAGTCTGTTCGACCCGCCCAAAGTGGAGAG ctGGTCAGCATTGGTTCCTCCTACAACTATGGCACAGAGGACCAGGCTGAGTTCCTATGTGTCGTCTCAAAGGAGCTACACAATCAACCATATGGTCCCAACAGCCAACCCAGTGAGAAAGCTAAG
- the kctd5b gene encoding BTB/POZ domain-containing protein KCTD5 isoform X2 → MAENSCDISGQDCRRCPVLSSPGGKPPTSFNGTSKWVRLNVGGTHFLTTRQTLCRDPKSFLYRLCQADPDLDSDKDDSGAYLIDRDPVYFGPVLNYLRHGKLVLNRDLTEEGVLEEAEFYNITSLIKLIKDKIRERDTKTTQVPVKHVYRVLQCQEEELTQMVSTMSDGWKFEQLVSIGSSYNYGTEDQAEFLCVVSKELHNQPYGPNSQPSEKAKILQERGSRI, encoded by the exons ATGGCCGAGAATAGCTGCGATATCAGCGGACAAGACTGCAGAAGGTGTCCGGTTCTATCCTCCCCAGGAGGTAAACCCCCAACGTCTTTCAACGGAACGTCGAAATGGGTCCGTCTGAATGTCGGTGGCACGCATTTCCTAACGACACGACAGACCCTCTGTAGGGATCCGAAGTCATTTCTATACCGACTCTGCCAGGCGGATCCCGATCTGGACTCCGATAAG gatgACTCTGGGGCATATCTGATTGACAGAGATCCTGTGTATTTTGGGCCCGTGCTCAACTACCTGAGACATGGAAAGTTGGTGCTGAACAGAGACCTTACAGAGGAGG GGGTCCTGGAAGAAGCAGAATTTTATAACATCACGTCATTAATAAAACTCATCAAAGACAAGATCAGAGAACGAGACACCAAAACCACACAG GTTCCGGTGAAGCATGTCTATAGGGTGCTGCAATgtcaggaggaggagctgacACAGATGGTCTCCACAATGTCCGACGGCTGGAAGTTTGAACAG ctGGTCAGCATTGGTTCCTCCTACAACTATGGCACAGAGGACCAGGCTGAGTTCCTATGTGTCGTCTCAAAGGAGCTACACAATCAACCATATGGTCCCAACAGCCAACCCAGTGAGAAAGCTAAG
- the pdpk1b gene encoding 3-phosphoinositide-dependent protein kinase 1, whose amino-acid sequence MARATSQIYDVAPLHSSVVHCPCPFMVRGQQDTPRLPGNSMEGPVAPPQPAQPKKKKSEDFKFGKILGEGSFSTVVLAKEHTTAKEYAIKILEKRHIMKEKKAQYVKRERDVMSSLDHPFFVKLYFTFQDEEKLYFGLSYAKNGELLKYIRKIGSFDETCTRFYSAEIVSALEYLHDKGIIHRDLKPENILLSEEMHIQITDFGTAKQLSSDCKQARANSFVGTAQYVSPELLTEKSACKSSDLWALGCIIYQLVAGLPPFRAGNEYLIFQKIIKLEYEFPEKFFPKAKDLVERLLSLDPAKRIGCEEMGGYEPIRTHPFFESVSWRDLHLQTPPKLNAYLPAMSEDDEDCYGNYDDLLSQFSNMQVTPAVEGSSPAPPAPGPSPAPIYNPTLSVDQFIHDLDSNSMELDLQFSDEEKRLLLDKQCAANPWHQFVENNLILKMGPVDKRKGLFARRRQLLLTEGPHLYYVDPVNKVLKGEIPWSPELRPEAKNFKTFFVHTPNRTYYLMDPSGNADRWCKKIQEVWRKIYHKHQNPGL is encoded by the exons ATGGCAAGAGCCACAAGTCAAATT TATGATGTTgcacccctccactcctctgttGTTCACTGCCCCTGTCCATTCATGGTAAGAGGTCAGCAGGACACGCCACGTCTCCCAGGCAACAGCATGGAGGGTCCAGTCGCACCTCCCCAGCCCGCCCAaccgaagaagaagaagtctgAGGAtttcaaatttggcaaaatctTGGGAGAGGGCTCCTTCTCTACT GTTGTCCTTGCGAAGGAACATACAACAGCGAAGGAATATGCCA TTAAAATCCTGGAAAAGCGTCACATCATGAAAGAGAAGAAGGCCCAGTatgtgaagagggagagagacgtaATGTCAAGCCTCGATCATCCCTTCTTCGTCAAACTCTATTTCACTTTTCAGGACGAAGAGAAACTCT ACTTTGGCCtgagttatgctaaaaatgggGAGTTACTGAAATACATCCGTAAGATCGGCTCATTTGATGAGACGTGCACAAGATTCTATTCAGCTGAGATTGTGTCTGCGCTGGAGTACCTACACGACAAAGGAATAATACACAG AGACCTCAAGCCTGAGAATATTCTGCTCAGTGAGGAGATGCACATTCAGATCACCGACTTTGGCACAGCAAAGCAGCTCTCCTCCGACTGCAAGCAGG CAAGGGCAAACTCTTTTGTTGGAACAGCTCAGTATGTGTCCCCGGAGCTTCTGACTGAGAAATCTGCCTGTAAAAG CTCTGATCTTTGGGCACTAGGCTGCATCATTTACCAGCTCGTTGCTGGGTTACCACCATTCAGAGCTGG AAACGAGTACCTAATATTCCAGAAGATTATTAAGTTGGAGTATGAATTCCCTGAGAAATTCTTCCCCAAAGCCAAGGATTTGGTAGAACGACTCCTG TCCTTGGATCCTGCAAAGAGAATTGGTTGTGAGGAGATGGGTGGGTACGAGCCTATTAGGACTCACCCCTTCTTCGAGTCAGTTTCTTGGCGAGACTTACACCTTCAGACCCCACCCAAACTCAACGCTTACTTGCCTGCTATGTCCGAAGATGACGAGGACTGCTACGGCAAC TACGATGACCTCCTCAGCCAATTCAGCAATATGCAGGTGACTCCGGCGGTAGAGGGCTCttcccctgccccccctgctCCCGGCCCTAGTCCCGCTCCCATCTACAACCCGACCCTATCTGTGGATCAGTTCATACACGACCTGGACAGCAACAGCATGGAACTGGACCTGCAGTTTTCTGATGAGGAAAAGCGCCTGCTGCTTGACAAACAGTGTGCCGCCAACCCATG GCACCAGTTTGTAGAGAACAATCTTATTTTGAAGATGGGCCCTGTAGACAAACGCAAG GGCCTGTTTGCACGGCGAAGGCAACTACTCCTGACTGAGGGTCCTCATCTGTACTATGTGGATCCAGTCAACAAGGTTCTAAAGGGGGAGATTCCCTGGTCTCCAGAGCTTCGGCCAGAAGCCAAGAACTTCAAAACGTTCTTTGTTCATACG CCTAACCGGACATACTATCTGATGGACCCCAGCGGAAACGCTGACAGATGGTGCAAGAAGATCCAGGAAGTCTGGAGGAAGATCTACCATAAGCACCAGAACCCTGGCCTATAG